One genomic region from Chrysemys picta bellii isolate R12L10 chromosome 18, ASM1138683v2, whole genome shotgun sequence encodes:
- the MRPL41 gene encoding large ribosomal subunit protein mL41, which produces MGLLTNLARGLVRGADRMAEFTSKRGPRSHNKGRGARKVGYVTLGGKFIKIKEMVPEFVVPDLTGFKLKPYVSYKTPKGTEPPLTAKQLFMDVVAPQIEKDIKDGTFDPHNLEKYGYEPTQEGKLFQLFPKNYVR; this is translated from the coding sequence ATGGGATTGCTTACCAACCTCGCTCGAGGCCTGGTCCGAGGTGCAGACAGAATGGCTGAATTTACCAGCAAACGTGGACCCAGAAGCCATAACAAAGGCAGAGGAGCCAGGAAAGTGGGTTATGTCACCTTAGGTGGGAAATTTATCAAAATTAAGGAAATGGTCCCTGAATTTGTGGTTCCAGATTTGACAGGGTTTAAGCTCAAGCCCTACGTTTCCTATAAGACTCCTAAAGGGACAGAACCACCACTGACGGCCAAACAGCTTTTCATGGATGTTGTTGCCCCACAGATTGAGAAGGATATTAAAGATGGGACTTTTGACCCCCATAACCTTGAGAAATATGGATATGAACCTACTCAAGAAGGCAAGCTCTTCCAGTTGTTTCCCAAGAACTATGTACGTTAA